In Micromonospora sp. WMMD980, the following are encoded in one genomic region:
- a CDS encoding MurR/RpiR family transcriptional regulator, with amino-acid sequence MVKSPKISASHEPGGLIVHISGLLPSLSPAEQRVARLVVADPADAARRTITDLATAAETSEATVIRFCRSVGMDGYPQLRIRLAAEAARRVEPPDARVVGGDIPPGADLAQIIATIAFNDARAVEETAEQLDPAVCEQVVEAIGAAGRIDVYGAGASGFVASDFQQKLHRIGRIAFYFPDVHTALTSAALLGRGDVAVGISHTGTTSDVIEVLEQARARGATTVALTNFPRSPITEVADHVLTTAARETTYRSGATASRLAQLTVVDCLFVGVAARSRARTKKALEATAEAVRSRRVGPGRRRA; translated from the coding sequence GTGGTGAAAAGTCCGAAGATTTCTGCGAGTCACGAGCCCGGTGGACTGATCGTCCACATCAGCGGGCTCCTGCCCTCGCTGTCCCCGGCCGAGCAGCGGGTGGCCCGGCTGGTCGTCGCCGATCCGGCGGACGCGGCCCGACGCACCATCACCGATCTCGCCACCGCCGCCGAGACGTCCGAGGCGACCGTCATCCGGTTCTGCCGCTCGGTCGGCATGGACGGCTACCCCCAGCTACGCATCCGGCTCGCCGCCGAGGCCGCCCGCCGGGTCGAGCCGCCGGACGCCCGGGTGGTCGGCGGCGACATCCCGCCCGGCGCCGACCTGGCCCAGATCATCGCCACCATCGCGTTCAACGACGCGCGCGCGGTCGAGGAGACCGCCGAGCAGCTCGACCCCGCGGTCTGCGAGCAGGTGGTCGAGGCGATCGGAGCGGCCGGCCGGATCGACGTCTACGGCGCCGGCGCGAGCGGCTTCGTCGCCTCCGACTTCCAGCAGAAGCTGCACCGCATCGGCCGCATCGCGTTCTACTTCCCGGACGTGCACACCGCGCTCACCTCGGCCGCGCTGCTGGGCCGCGGCGACGTCGCGGTCGGCATCTCGCACACCGGCACCACCTCCGACGTCATCGAGGTCCTGGAGCAGGCCCGGGCGCGCGGGGCCACCACGGTGGCGCTGACCAACTTCCCGCGGTCGCCGATCACCGAGGTCGCCGACCACGTGCTCACCACCGCGGCCCGCGAGACGACCTACCGGTCCGGCGCCACGGCGAGCCGGCTGGCCCAGCTCACCGTGGTCGACTGCCTCTTCGTCGGGGTGGCCGCGCGCAGCCGGGCCAGGACGAAGAAAGCTCTGGAGGCCACCGCCGAGGCCGTCCGGTCGCGCCGGGTCGGCCCCGGCCGGAGGCGGGCATGA
- the murQ gene encoding N-acetylmuramic acid 6-phosphate etherase produces the protein MTAGRVERDEVAAMRPVVRVGAPTERRNPQSVDLDLMSTRDVLTVINEADRRVPAAVAAVLDEIAETVDLAVAALRGGRRVHYFGAGTSGRLGVLDAAELAPTFNSPRHWFCAHLAGGPEAMWRAVEDAEDDERGGAAEAGECVRAGDLVVGLAASGRTPYVLGALAASRAQGAGTVLLCANPEAEAAGSVDVFIGVDTGPEVVTGSTRMKAGTAQKLVLNTFSTAVMVRLGRVYSNLMIDMVATNAKLRGRMISILMEATGCAEEVCRVALQQADGDLKTALVALVSGAEVPAARAALARSADQVRDALDLLAS, from the coding sequence ATGACGGCGGGCCGGGTGGAGCGCGACGAGGTCGCCGCGATGCGTCCGGTGGTCCGCGTCGGCGCGCCGACCGAACGGCGCAACCCGCAGAGCGTCGACCTCGACCTGATGTCGACCCGGGACGTGCTCACCGTCATCAACGAGGCCGACCGGCGGGTGCCGGCCGCGGTGGCCGCCGTGCTCGACGAGATCGCCGAGACCGTCGACCTGGCCGTCGCCGCGCTGCGCGGCGGGCGTCGGGTGCACTACTTCGGCGCCGGCACGTCCGGCCGCCTCGGCGTGCTGGACGCGGCCGAGCTGGCCCCCACGTTCAACTCGCCGCGGCACTGGTTCTGCGCGCACCTGGCGGGTGGCCCGGAGGCCATGTGGCGAGCCGTCGAGGACGCCGAGGACGACGAGCGCGGCGGCGCCGCCGAGGCGGGCGAGTGCGTGCGCGCCGGCGACCTGGTGGTGGGCCTGGCGGCCAGCGGGCGCACCCCGTACGTCCTGGGCGCGCTCGCCGCGTCCCGGGCCCAGGGCGCCGGGACGGTGCTGCTCTGCGCCAATCCGGAGGCCGAGGCCGCCGGATCGGTGGACGTGTTCATCGGGGTGGACACCGGACCCGAGGTGGTCACCGGGTCGACCCGGATGAAGGCCGGCACCGCGCAGAAGCTGGTGCTCAACACGTTCTCCACCGCCGTGATGGTGCGACTGGGGCGGGTCTACTCGAATCTGATGATCGACATGGTGGCCACCAACGCGAAGCTGCGCGGCCGGATGATCTCGATCCTGATGGAGGCGACCGGGTGCGCCGAGGAGGTCTGCCGGGTCGCTCTCCAGCAGGCCGACGGCGATCTCAAGACCGCGCTCGTCGCGCTGGTGAGCGGCGCCGAGGTGCCCGCCGCGCGGGCCGCCCTGGCCCGCTCCGCCGACCAGGTCCGCGACGCCCTGGACCTGCTCGCCTCCTGA
- a CDS encoding sigma-70 family RNA polymerase sigma factor, translating into MARNRATGASEGTVAIVDKNIGMRTDEVAEERDLVGVYLHEISRTPLLDAAREVDLSKAIEAGLYAEHLLDTDRLPDGATRDELERVVAEGERAKDLFIRANLRLVVSIARRYVRSGMPMLDLIQEGNTGLVRAVEKFDYERGFKFSTYATWWIRQAISRAIAQQERTVRLPVHLVEDVNRMRNVARQLTRELGSDPEPEQIATALGVTVERVNELRRWSQDTVSLDTPVGDDGDTNLGDLVADSDAPSPEEIVLTGLERQRIEGLLNHLDDRSAGIMRARYGLEDGREHSLTEVASRFSLSRERIRQLEIQALGRLRELARAEGLQAA; encoded by the coding sequence ATGGCAAGGAACCGGGCAACCGGCGCGAGCGAGGGGACCGTGGCAATCGTGGACAAGAACATCGGCATGCGTACCGACGAGGTCGCCGAGGAGCGGGACCTGGTCGGCGTCTACCTGCACGAGATCTCCCGGACGCCGCTGCTGGACGCCGCCCGTGAGGTGGATCTCTCCAAGGCGATCGAGGCGGGTCTCTACGCTGAGCACCTGCTCGACACCGACCGGCTTCCCGACGGGGCGACCCGGGACGAGCTGGAGCGCGTGGTGGCCGAGGGTGAGCGGGCGAAGGACCTGTTCATCCGCGCCAACCTGCGCCTGGTCGTCTCCATCGCCCGGCGCTACGTGCGTTCCGGCATGCCCATGCTGGACCTGATCCAGGAGGGCAACACCGGCCTGGTCCGGGCGGTCGAGAAGTTCGACTACGAGCGGGGCTTCAAGTTCTCCACCTACGCGACCTGGTGGATCCGTCAGGCCATCAGCCGGGCGATCGCCCAGCAGGAGCGGACCGTGCGGCTGCCCGTGCACCTGGTGGAGGACGTCAACCGGATGCGCAACGTGGCCCGGCAGCTCACCCGTGAGCTGGGCAGCGACCCGGAGCCGGAGCAGATCGCGACCGCGCTCGGCGTCACCGTCGAGCGGGTCAACGAGCTGCGCCGCTGGTCGCAGGACACGGTCTCGCTGGACACCCCGGTCGGGGACGACGGCGACACCAACCTCGGCGACCTGGTCGCCGACAGCGACGCGCCGTCACCGGAGGAGATCGTGCTCACCGGTCTGGAGCGGCAGCGGATCGAGGGTCTGCTCAACCACCTGGACGACCGGTCGGCCGGCATCATGCGGGCCCGCTACGGCCTGGAGGACGGCCGGGAGCACTCGCTGACCGAGGTCGCGTCCCGGTTCTCGCTCTCCCGGGAGCGGATCCGCCAGCTGGAGATCCAGGCCCTCGGCCGGCTCCGCGAGCTGGCCCGCGCCGAGGGGCTGCAGGCAGCCTGA
- a CDS encoding C40 family peptidase translates to MSSLRMLLRSLAVAGLSAALLAPASVARAEPTPAELTKQIEKSSTELERIVESYNKLSEEIKANKAEAAALEARIGPLQEQAERSRADVGVLAATAYKTGGMRTAAALLEPGGTAALPERLGTLDQLTRQRQRTITGFTADQRRLIDQKTKLDVTLAREAAQAKQLTAGKKRIESDLSRLYEMRRKAYGRATEAPAKASSAGKPPAVSGQAGVAVRYAYGAVGKPYGYGDDGPGSYDCSGLTLAAWRAAGKSLPHSAARQWQVVTRISRSALQPGDLVFYSGLGHVALYVGGGQIIDAPSAGRNVSKRGMNIMPIAGYGRV, encoded by the coding sequence TTGTCGTCCTTACGGATGCTGCTCCGCTCGCTGGCGGTGGCCGGCCTCTCGGCCGCGCTGCTCGCCCCGGCGTCGGTGGCTCGGGCCGAGCCCACCCCCGCCGAGCTGACGAAGCAGATCGAGAAGTCCTCGACTGAGCTGGAGCGAATCGTCGAGTCCTACAACAAGCTCAGCGAGGAGATCAAGGCCAACAAGGCCGAGGCGGCCGCGCTGGAGGCCCGGATCGGCCCGTTGCAGGAACAGGCCGAGCGGAGCCGCGCCGACGTGGGCGTGCTGGCCGCGACGGCGTACAAGACCGGTGGCATGCGCACCGCGGCGGCTCTGCTGGAGCCGGGCGGCACGGCCGCGTTGCCGGAGCGGCTGGGCACGCTCGACCAGCTCACCCGCCAGCGGCAACGCACCATCACCGGCTTCACCGCCGACCAGCGGCGGCTGATCGACCAGAAGACCAAGCTCGACGTCACGCTGGCCCGGGAGGCGGCGCAGGCCAAGCAGCTCACCGCCGGCAAGAAGCGGATCGAGTCCGACCTGTCCCGCCTCTACGAGATGCGCCGCAAGGCGTACGGGCGGGCCACCGAGGCGCCCGCCAAGGCGAGTTCGGCGGGCAAGCCGCCGGCCGTCTCCGGCCAGGCCGGGGTGGCGGTGCGGTACGCCTATGGCGCGGTCGGCAAGCCGTACGGCTACGGCGACGACGGTCCCGGCAGCTACGACTGTTCGGGCCTCACGCTGGCTGCCTGGCGGGCCGCCGGGAAGTCCCTGCCCCACAGCGCGGCACGGCAGTGGCAGGTCGTGACCCGGATCAGCCGGAGCGCGCTGCAACCGGGTGACCTGGTCTTCTACTCCGGGCTCGGGCACGTGGCGCTCTACGTCGGTGGCGGCCAGATCATCGACGCGCCGAGCGCGGGCCGCAACGTGAGCAAGCGGGGCATGAACATCATGCCGATCGCCGGCTACGGCCGGGTCTGA
- a CDS encoding DUF6232 family protein: protein MQTDRSFAAPTLLYARPGIVVTAERFTVGRTSWSVADITQLRTARGPHDRLAVRAVAVSAALIASVGLLLGFTGGLARLTAGAYLALGAVGLLPLLLVLAGDRWRPPAHELWGRIRSTEVLLFSSDDERQFGQVSRALRRAREGAARGFTDPPGAGPWRPAR from the coding sequence GTGCAGACCGATCGCTCCTTTGCCGCGCCCACCCTGCTCTACGCCCGACCCGGCATCGTCGTCACCGCCGAACGCTTCACCGTCGGCCGCACCAGTTGGTCGGTCGCCGACATCACCCAGCTCCGCACCGCCCGGGGCCCGCACGACCGGCTCGCCGTCCGGGCGGTCGCCGTCTCCGCGGCGTTGATCGCGTCGGTCGGCCTGCTGCTCGGCTTCACCGGCGGCCTGGCGCGGCTCACCGCCGGCGCGTATCTCGCGCTCGGCGCGGTGGGGCTGCTGCCGCTGCTGCTCGTGCTCGCCGGTGACCGCTGGCGACCTCCGGCGCACGAGCTGTGGGGGCGGATCCGCAGCACCGAGGTGCTGCTGTTCAGCAGTGACGACGAACGGCAGTTCGGCCAGGTCAGCCGCGCGTTGCGCCGGGCCCGGGAGGGGGCGGCGCGCGGCTTCACCGACCCGCCCGGCGCCGGCCCGTGGCGGCCGGCACGCTGA
- a CDS encoding DUF3817 domain-containing protein: protein MSGALTRYRVIAWIVGVALVVLVLIGMPLKYGFDNPSVVAVVGVAHGWLYMLYLALTFDLSRRADWPLKRMLLVMLAGTVPFVSFYAERRVSHWLAAERRTRTPEPVAG from the coding sequence GTGAGCGGAGCCCTTACCCGGTACCGCGTGATCGCCTGGATCGTGGGCGTGGCACTCGTGGTGCTGGTCCTGATCGGCATGCCGCTGAAGTACGGCTTCGACAATCCGAGCGTGGTGGCCGTGGTGGGCGTCGCGCACGGCTGGCTCTACATGCTCTATCTGGCGCTCACGTTCGACCTGTCGCGCCGGGCCGACTGGCCGCTGAAGCGGATGCTGCTGGTGATGCTGGCGGGCACCGTGCCGTTCGTCTCGTTCTACGCCGAGCGGCGGGTGAGCCACTGGCTGGCCGCCGAGCGCCGGACCCGCACCCCGGAGCCGGTCGCCGGCTGA
- a CDS encoding DUF6158 family protein: MTESVRRDTSPEQRVTEWDGDHARTGAADGEMLGVDPAELGDEDLIREMRSLHRTRLDTLRHATDSALANHLRRTADLETEYLTRHPGREVDPHRLRDA, translated from the coding sequence ATGACCGAATCGGTACGCCGGGACACCAGCCCGGAACAGCGCGTCACCGAGTGGGACGGCGACCACGCCCGCACCGGGGCCGCCGACGGCGAGATGCTCGGCGTGGACCCGGCCGAACTGGGCGACGAGGACCTGATCCGGGAGATGCGGAGCCTGCACCGCACCCGGTTGGACACGTTGCGGCACGCCACCGACTCCGCGCTCGCGAACCACCTGCGCCGCACCGCCGACCTGGAGACGGAATACCTGACCCGGCACCCGGGCCGTGAGGTCGACCCGCACCGGCTGCGGGACGCCTGA
- a CDS encoding DUF1360 domain-containing protein, with protein MTTREAGLTGSGLKQKVARLRQAYAPHEHRPLEGYLKAMGTYAGVTAALVGVVRATGRPVPERPSPGDVVLLSIATHKLSRLISKDAITSPLRAPFTRYDHPIGSGEVMEQVRDEGSPTRHALGELVSCPFCLAVWVATGLTGGLVLAPRLTRLVATALTAVAASDFLQTGYAVAQQAAEGGHREQ; from the coding sequence ATGACGACGAGGGAGGCCGGGTTGACCGGGAGTGGCCTGAAGCAGAAGGTGGCGCGGTTGCGCCAGGCGTACGCGCCGCACGAGCACCGACCGCTGGAGGGCTACCTGAAGGCGATGGGCACCTACGCCGGCGTGACCGCCGCGCTGGTCGGGGTGGTCCGGGCGACCGGCCGTCCGGTGCCGGAGCGGCCCTCGCCCGGCGACGTGGTGCTGCTCTCGATCGCCACGCACAAGCTGAGCCGGCTGATCTCCAAGGACGCGATCACCAGCCCGCTGCGGGCGCCGTTCACCCGCTACGACCACCCGATCGGCAGCGGCGAGGTGATGGAGCAGGTCCGCGACGAGGGCAGCCCCACCCGGCACGCGCTCGGCGAGTTGGTGAGCTGCCCGTTCTGCCTGGCGGTGTGGGTGGCCACCGGGCTCACCGGTGGCCTGGTGCTGGCGCCCCGGCTGACCCGGCTGGTGGCCACCGCGTTGACCGCGGTCGCCGCGTCCGACTTCCTCCAGACGGGCTACGCGGTGGCCCAGCAGGCGGCCGAGGGCGGGCACCGCGAGCAGTGA
- a CDS encoding 3-deoxy-7-phosphoheptulonate synthase: MPTVTTSPDARRVIDQRIDRVVPLTTPALLHHHLPLDASLAESVVAGRRAVGQVLDRADDRLLVVVGPCSVHDPAAALEYAGRLREAADRVADDLLVVMRVYFEKPRSTVGWKGLINDPALDGSGDVNTGLRTARALLLDVLRLGLPVGCEFLDPITPQYIADTVAWGAIGARTVESQVHRQLASGLSMPIGMKNRPDGSIATAVDAIRAAGVPHVFPGIDVSGIPAIMHTRGNADGHLVLRGGGGRPNYDAESVAGALGLLRAAGLPERVVIDASHANSGKDHRNQPRVAADVAGQLAAGGRGIVGIMLESFLRAGRQDLDPTRELEYGRSITDACIGWDTTAEVLDHLAQAVRARRAALPAPA, translated from the coding sequence ATCCCCACCGTGACCACGTCCCCGGACGCCCGCCGGGTCATCGACCAGCGGATCGACCGCGTCGTGCCGTTGACCACCCCGGCCCTGCTGCACCACCACCTGCCGCTCGACGCGTCGCTCGCCGAGTCCGTCGTGGCCGGCCGGCGTGCGGTCGGCCAGGTGCTGGACCGCGCCGACGACCGCCTGCTGGTGGTGGTCGGCCCGTGCTCGGTGCACGACCCGGCAGCCGCGCTGGAGTACGCGGGACGGCTGCGCGAGGCCGCCGACCGGGTCGCCGACGACCTGCTCGTGGTGATGCGGGTCTACTTCGAGAAGCCGCGTTCGACGGTGGGTTGGAAGGGCCTGATCAACGACCCGGCGCTGGACGGCTCGGGCGACGTGAACACCGGTCTGCGCACCGCGCGGGCGCTCCTGCTCGACGTGCTGCGGCTGGGCCTGCCGGTGGGTTGCGAGTTCCTCGACCCGATCACCCCCCAGTACATCGCCGACACGGTGGCCTGGGGCGCGATCGGGGCCCGGACGGTGGAGAGCCAGGTCCACCGGCAGCTCGCCTCCGGCCTGTCCATGCCGATCGGCATGAAGAACCGCCCCGACGGGAGCATCGCCACCGCCGTGGACGCGATCCGCGCGGCCGGCGTGCCGCACGTCTTCCCCGGCATCGACGTCTCCGGCATCCCGGCGATCATGCACACCCGGGGCAACGCCGACGGTCACCTGGTGCTGCGCGGCGGGGGTGGCCGGCCCAACTACGACGCGGAGTCGGTGGCCGGGGCGCTGGGCCTGCTGCGCGCCGCGGGCCTGCCGGAGCGGGTGGTGATCGACGCCAGCCACGCCAACAGCGGCAAGGACCACCGCAACCAGCCGCGGGTCGCCGCGGACGTGGCCGGGCAGCTCGCCGCCGGCGGGCGCGGCATCGTCGGGATCATGCTGGAGAGCTTCCTGCGCGCCGGCCGGCAGGACCTGGACCCGACCCGGGAGCTGGAGTACGGCCGTTCGATCACGGACGCCTGCATCGGCTGGGACACCACCGCCGAGGTGCTCGACCACCTGGCCCAGGCCGTCCGCGCCCGCCGGGCCGCGCTCCCCGCGCCGGCCTGA